Within Candidatus Dojkabacteria bacterium, the genomic segment TATCGGTGGCGGATCGGTGAAAAGTGATGCAGGCAGCGCCTTGGATGCTAAAGTGCGTGCAGTAAGGCGAGATGCGGCGCAGTCACGCAAAGATGAGCGTCCTGGTGAGACCTCAAAGCAGAAAACTGTGGTACGTCAGGACCAGAAGGTGGGGAGAAATGATCCTTGTCCGTGTGGTAGCGGGAAGAAGTATAAGAAGTGTCACGGCAAGGGATTGTAGCCTTACACAGGAGATTCATGCGATACAAATTCGGAAATGAAAAGCTCCGACCGATCTTCACTTACTTTGACCAATGCATTTATCTTCGCGACAAGTCGCCCCAACCCGTCAAGGCTGTCGGAGAATCCTTTTGTCTGGCTGGCATAATTCCCTTGCTGAATCTGTTGCTCGTAGGACTCCCAAACAGTCGGAGACTTAGCGGTTCTTGGGCTAACTTGGCTAATAGCCTTAAATAGTGACAGTAGAAAAATCAGTGGTATAAAGCTTCGATTCTCAAGAAAACTTGCGTGGGTCAGCGACTTCTCCGTAAATTCTAAGTAATCCTTCGCAATATTTCTTGCGTAATAGACACTTCTTATGTTACTCAACGGGGCAATACTATCCTGATCATTTTCGTAAAGGTGGTCGTGCAAGATGCCATACTGCTCAGTAGCAGCCTCTGTATTGAAGTGTACACCCAGTAGTTTCTGTGCTTCATCGAGAAACACTTCTGTATATCGTTCTTTTGTAGGGGAGGGCAGAGGGATTATATCGTCAAAAAATTTTGTGCCACCGAGGAAAGCTTCTCCCTCCATAACCCACTTTTGTTCGTCTTTCGTGAGCATCTTTCCAATTACTTTGCTTAACATATGTTTGTCAAATGCAGTTACAACAGTAAGATGGTTGAACTGTGAAAGGTCTTTAGCAATCTTGAGGATGGAAACGAGGTACTGAGCGCGCACATCTCTTTCGATGTCATCAAGGAATACATACAGATCAATATGAAATGCCTCGATTACTTCGCTTATTCGCCGTTGTATGTCACTCGAAGACTTGCGCGGGAGCATAGTACTCATCACTTTATATAGGATCCCGTACTCTGGTTGTATCGTTGAGATTAGCTCTCCGTACTTTGCTAGGTCGGCATAGAGATTAAATCCTGTTTCTCGCTCTATTTCTAAGGCAATTTTCTCTAAGATCATGGAAAGTATGTCGTTGTAGGTGGTAGCTCCTAGGAAAGATGCGTATATAACTACATTTTTGCTTTGGGTCTGTTGTGGTTTCTTCAATCCCTTGATCATCTCAGCAAGGACGAATGACTTCCCGGTACCCCATCCTCCAGTGATAGCGACTGAACTCTTACTAGTGTTCTGGATAGCTGCTAGTGCTTTGTCTCTAACCTCATCACGATCAAGTTTATCACCGCTCTGGTGAGACTTCAGAAAACTGGATAGATCTACGTCATCTTCATTGAGAGGTCTTTGCTTGTAACTACTCCCTACAAAGATAGCACCAATACCGAGAACGCCTAAAAGGAAATAATAGAAAATAATTACCGATTCCACATTACCCCCGCTATCGTCTGATTCCATTTTTGCCTCATAAAATTCAACTACTACCTCAGCGCGGGATTCAATATTTTCATCTAATGTTTGGAGCGCGTCGACAACCTTGTCAGCAGAAAGAATTAGTATAATGGAAAGGATAAGACATCCGACAAGCATTCGCACATAAGTATCTACAACTCCTTTAGTTCGAGAATTGAACTTAATAAGGGCAAACAAATGTTTTGAGTGGTAGCCAAGAAGAGCAAGTATTATAAGCGTGATGAAGAGGTATATCACTTCAGTTGTGGTTAATATTAAGTATTACCTTCCTAATATCACATTTGCGGAAAATGGTCTAATGTAGAAAGCCTCGTACTACAGGGTTTATTGACAGGACTATTTGCCTATATTATTCTGAACTATAAATAAAAGCTTTGGAGCGAGGAATTTCTAATATTGAATAGCTCCGGTTTTCAAGGCTGGTAATTTTAATCTCGACTTTGTTTTTTAATGACTGCCCCAAAAGCAAAGAAAATCTCGCCGAAGGAGAAGCAATCGGCCACAGTTGATGAGTCGATGAAGAAGCTCTCCGACGAGAAAGGGATTCAATTCGTTGTTTTCGCCCCAGTAAATGCCGATCCAGATGATGAGGATAGCCGTATCTATATGGTTTGTCCTGCGTCGCTTAAGGTTGTTGAGGTGGTAGAAAAGTCTGGCGAAGAGGCTGATGAGTATCTCACACGACTTGGCAAGACGAAGAAGAAGACCGAGCAGTCCTCGTCCACATTTATTGATGATCTAGGAGATGCTGTTGATGTGGATGATAGCTTGGTTCAGGATGGTAGTGGGTATAGCGCTGCGAAGAAAAAGAATGATGAGGAGGAGGAAGTGGCAGGAGAGCTTGGCAGTTTTGAAGATATTGAAGAGGATGTGGTCGCATTTGCAAACGACTCGTTGCTTGATATTTTCCCAGATGATGGCACTTCAGGAGATGCTACTTCTGCGGTATCAGATGTGGATATGGCTGATGCACTTGCACTTCTTGATCAGGATGACGAAGTTGGTGATATTGAGCTGGATGACTTCTCAGACGACGACGGGGAATTACCTTCTCTTTAGTATTCGCAATTTTTCCATGTATATAGTGGTTTCTGTGGTAAACTTCATTAAATGAAGTCAAAACCTATAGCCAAATTCTCAAAGATACGTGTAGCCGTTGTAACCGACTGGATGGCAACTCCAGGTGGAAGCGACAGGCTTATGGAGCAGCTCTTAAAGCTTTTCCCGCAAGCTGCGATTTTTACGTCGTACTATAATAGAAAAGCCTACCAAGGAACCTTCGCCGAAAATTATGAGGTCAAAACCTCATTTATCCAGAAGATGCCGTTTGTGAGATCATTGCATCGCCACTACAATGTTTTTACGCCGCTAGCATTTGAGAGTTTCGACTTTACAGGCTATGACCTGGTAATTTCATTAAGTGCTGGAGCAGCGAAGGGTGTTATTACAAAAGTAGATCAGCCGCATATTTCGATTATACTGACGCCGCAAAGGTCGCTGTGGGATCAGGAAAGCAATGTGCGAGGGTCACGTTTTCGATTTTTCTACAAGCTCGCTTCACCATTTATAGCGAACTATATGCGTAGCTGGGATATTGCAGCATTCCAGCGTGCCGACCTGCACCTTTCGATATCGAAATATATTGCAGACAAAGTGCGCAAAGTATATCGAGCCGATTCAGAGGTGCTATATCCTGGAATCGATGAGTGTTGGTTTGGCAATGAAATGCGAAGGCCTAATCAATATTTGCCAAAATCGTATTTTCTGGTCGTTTCAAGGCTGTACGATTATAAGCGAATCGACTGGGCGATTGAGGCATGCAAAAAAGCTCGTAAGAATTTGCTTATTGTCGGCGATGGTCCCGACAGAAGATATCTTGAGAAGAAAGCCGGCAATAGTAAATTCATTAACTTTCTAGGATGGGTAGATGATCTCGAATTGAAGTATCTTTATAAAAATGCCAAGGCCCTAATATTCCCTGGGGTAGAGGATTTCGGCTATACGCCTATTGAGGCGATGGCACTCGGTACACCCCAAGTCGCACTTCGCGAAGGCGGAGTTAAAGAAACCGTTGTAGAAGGCAAAACTGGTGAATTTTTCGAGTCTCAAGAAGAATTATGCGAAAAACTCGCCAAATTCAGCAAGCTAAAATATAATGAAAAAGAGATAGTTCGGAACGCAAAACGCTTTTCAGAAAGCCAGTTTCAGAAAAATTTCATTAAATACCTCAACCAGTTAAAGCTATATGCAGAAGAAAAGTAAAGTCGCATTCGTTATACATCCGCTATATACATGGGGTGGGGCAGAGGCGATGCTTAGAGATATGATACGAGTTTATCCGAATAGCGATGTGTATACCGCTTGGTACGACAAGAAGATTACCGACCAGCTCGGCATAAAAGGAAAAGTATATGCCAGCTACCTCCAAAAATTTCCACTCAAGAAGAAGTTGAGACAGGAGTTAATTCCGCTCCTTCCAAAGGCCTATAAGAAGATGGTAATCCAGAACTACGACCTCGTCTGGGTTATCTCGGATCAGTTCGAGAAGCAGATCACACTCAGAAATAACAACGTCGAGGTCTTAAATATCATGACGCCGCCAAGATTTCTCTGGATGGATACCCGCTCTACCGTCAACTTACCAAAGCCAACATATAAAGCGTACAAATCAATAGAAGATAAGCTGCACCCAAAATGGCAATCAATCGACAAGGCAGCAGTAAAGAGATTCAAATATATCTCCTCGATCTCAAACGATGTCCGCTCACGTGTCGCCAAGATCTATGGTGAGTACTCAGAAGTTCTCTACCCCCCAGTCAAGCTCGACCATATCCGCTTCACCAAGAGCATGTCGTCGCGAGAAAAGTGGTTCCTATACCTCGGCCGGATTGAGAGCTACAAAGGGATCGAGATGCTGATCGAGGCGTGCGCATTCTTGAAGCACCAATTGAAAATTGCTGGAACAGGCAGTGATATCGAGCGTATGCGCCAACTTGTCGCAGAGCTTGAAGCAACAGACTTAATAGAGATAATGGGGTTTGTATCGGAAGAGCAGAAGCTTGAGCTACTTGAAAAGGCGAGAGCGCTTGTTTTCCCAGTCAAAGACGAGGACTTTGGCATTGTGCCTATCGAGGCAATGGCCGCAGGCTGTCCGGTGATTGCATTCAATGGTGGCGGTGCAGCCGAAACGGTTGTGCACGGCAGTACAGGAATACTTTTCGACGACTACACGGCACAAGGCCTAGTAGATGCAATTCATGAATTTGAAATTCATGGCTTTAAGCCAAATGTAATCCGCTCACACGCACAGGAATTCTCCTACGAACGCTTCGAAAATAAGTTCCGCACCTATGTTGATGCGATAGCGAAAGAGACGTTATCCAAGCGCGGCGGGCAATGAATCAGTTAAAAGATCAGGTCATAATCATTAAATCAGTAAACTATTCAGAGGCGGATAAGATCCTCACAGTTTTCGGCCGAAATAGAGGGAAATTCAGCATCATCGCCAAAGGCATTCGCAAAATCACCAGCAAAAATCGCGGCAATATGCAGACCTTGTCGGTGACTGAGATCACATATTTTGAAGGGAAGAACCTGGGGATTTTGAAAGAATCTAATGCGGTCGTGCTGGTGCCGCCAGAGGATATTGATATGGATAGTGCGAAGCGGCTGCTTTTTGTCTTAAATAAGCTTCTTCCCGAAGCCGTGCCTGAAGAAGAGATATTCGAGATGGCGGTTGGAGTGATAAGTGAAGGTATTAAAGCGGAAGATTTAAACCGCTTCAGGATAAAGTTCCTACAAAACCTGGGATATATTAATGAGATGAGCCTGTGCAATGTTTGCGGCAAGAAAGTTGGTAAGCAGGACTATCTAGATCCACATGCATTTAAGGTGATTTGCGAAAACTGCGCCAGAAATATTAATGAAGTCTCGCGAGCATCGCACATCAGAATTAATGAAATCCCTATCGGCTCAAGTAGAATGGGCGAGCTGCTAGATCGAGTAATCGAGCAGGTGCTCCACGCTTAGTCTATTCAACAGCTGCGGCCACATCCTCAATTAGCTCTCCCCAAGCCAGATCCCCTTGCCCAGTACCAAACCGCACTATCACCATATTCTTCTCAGGGAAAACATAAATATATTGCCCAAGATGTCCCCATCCAGCGACGCTGTCCAGATCATCCTCTGCATCAGTGAGCCACCATCCGCGATTGTAGTGTAAATCATCACCATACTCAGGCACCGCATTCACCTCATTCATTTCCATCGAGTCCTCGATCCATTCAGATGAGATCAGCTGCTCACCATCCCATTCGCCTTTGTCTTGCACCAGTACTCCCAGCTTGGCGAAATCAATTGCACGAGCATTGATGCCACTCTCCATCTTTGTCATACCACCCTGCTCACTGTCGAGGCTCCACGAGCCCTCATACTCCATGCCTAGTCTGCTCCAAAGCTTCTGCTCGAAATACTCATACGCCTTCATCCCGGTAGCCTCCTCCAAGATCATGCCCAGAAGGATCGGGTTGTAGCTATTGTATTGAAACTCCTCGCCCGGCTCACCTGTGACCTGCAGGCTCATGACATGAGTCCGGAGATCTGGGTGGTAGTATGCTTTCGGCTTATCTCCCCAAGGGAGATCGTGATCCGCAAATTCGATCCCAGATTTCATCGAGAGCAGGTCCTCGATTGTCACATCTTGATAATCTGGGTCGGTGTCTGAAAGCTCTGGTAGATATTTCGTAACAGGATCGTCTAGGCTTTCGATTGCACCCTCTTCGATTGCGACTCCGATCATTAGGGCAGTAATTGACTTCGCAGTAGAGAAAGATGTGTTAATTGAGGTGCGCTCATATTCATTAAAATACTCCTCGTAGATAATCTTGCCATCCTTGACCACAATGAAGGCTGTAGTATCGTTCTCCTCCAAGAGGCGGTCTAATTCGACTTCGCTCCCCTGCTGTTCAAATTTCTGCTCGCCAAGTGACTGATCATCTGCTACCTCAAGGTAGTAGGGTGAGTCGCTTGCTATAAAGGTAGCTGCAGGGAATTTCTTGTAATCCTCAACATCTGACGCCTTCCAGGCAAACCATCTGCCGATGTATGTGTCGGTGCGGGTGGTGAGGTATAGATATGTCGTAAATAGTCCAACAAGCAGAACTGTCAGAACGGAAAAGGCGATTATGGTTTTCTTCGCTTTGATCATACTAGTATCAGTATACAACTTCTGAAATAGCTGTTGAATAAAGCGGAAAATGCTTATATAATTGCTACGACCATCCCGCCACGCCAGCTTATAATATGCTTAGTACATCTGTAAAGATTTTCTAAGGCGATAAGTTAGCGTAGCGGGACAGGCAAACCCCATTTGTATGTGGGCCAGTAGCTCAATTGGTAGAGCAAGCGACTCTTAATCGCTAGGTTCTGGGTTCGATTCCCAGCTGGCTCATTTTGTAATACCACCATTGGTGATATTACAAAATGAATGAGTGAAATTGAACCCAAGGTTCGTGAGGACGCATCCCACGCATGCAAGAAATAATAATGAAGATTTAGATATATGAATATATTCTCAAATCTATCCAAAAGAGTTTCTCGAACAAATGGGAAGATATCAAGTTTAGACAGAAGCCAGAAGCTACTAATCTTCGCCGCACTTTTCGTATTCATTGCATTGATAATTACTCCTCTGGGAGATCTCTACTTTAATAAACCTGAGAAGCCACAAGAGAGTACTTCTATAAAGACGAAGAAAAGCTGCTCGGTCTACGAGACAGAATCGATCGTGCCGCAGGCAGATGGCCAAAGTGTAGAAAGTGAAACTATCGCTAAAGATTTTACACGCAAATATGCTCCATCCGACTGCCAATTTTCCCCGGAGATTAGTATCGCATCGTTAGATACTGCTAGCTGTGAAAGGATTTCAACACACGTTATTGTAGATAAAAACAATGTATATAAATGGCAATATGATCCTGGTAGCTCGAATTACTCAACATATATTGTTGTAGAGGAAGCAGATGCGGAAAGCTTCACAAATCTGTATTGGAATTATTATAAGGATAATACAAATTTGTATTACGATACTGGAGAGAACCTGAGCATAGTAGATCAAATCAACCTGGAGTCTGTAGAGGTTCTTTCTGCGAGTTATATTAAGGATAAAAACGGAGTCTATTACGTCAGCTTCTCTGATGGTGAAGTAGATATTAGGCCAATACCTGGCTTTGATACTGCAACCTTTGCGGTTGTACAAAATCAGCACAATATACAGACATATTTTAAAGATAGGAATGGCGTATATTATTTCGGTTCGCAAGAAGCTGATCTTACACCTTCGGAAACAGTAATAAGTGAGGCGGATGTTGATACATTTATTGTTCTAAATACATATCTCTTGGCGAAAGATAAGAGCCATGTTTATTATGAGGGTATAGTAGTCCCAAGTGTAGATGCAGAGGCATTTGAAGAGCTTGGTGGCGGCTATTATAGGGATAGATCTAATGTTTATACAACAGGCATGAATAGGGCAGATTTTGAACCTCTCGACGATAGCGATCCGTGTACATTTGAATTGCTTGGTTATACTAGCGATTCAAATTGGTCGGGATATGCAAAAGACGAAAATCAAGTCTATTATCTCGGATCGGTAGTAGTCGGGGCTGACGCTGAAACTTTTCAAACAACACACTCCCAAGGGGTTTATGGAGGCTATGATAAAAACTACAGGTATCAGGGGAAGTATAGGCTGGAGGAACTTGAATAAGCCCTGTTGATTCCCAGATATTACTTCTGCAGAGTGATCTCATTCAAAACCATCGGTTCGTGAGGATGCATCCCACAAATGTAATGAGTGGCAGATGTGACGTCATACTGAGTCGATTGAGGTCTGCGAGCGCAGTGAGCAGATACCGAAATGAGACGTAGTGATTCTCAGCTTTCTATCTAACACACTGTCTTTGCCAAGCCAATTGGTTTATAATTGGCTGGGATCCACATAAACTATTATCTCTAATCAATGAAGGTCAAACTTACGGATTTAGAATCACTCGTATCTAAGGCATTGCTCAAATATGGATACTCGGAAGAAGAAGCGAAAGTCATCCAGAAGATCCTCCTATTTGCCCAGCTCCGAGGAAACAACCAGGGGGTAGTAAAGTTGATAGGAAACGGTATACCTCGCAATCCTGAAGGAGTAGCTCCAACAATTGAAAAAGAGACTCCCGTCTCAGCATTAGTAAATGGTAATAGTACCCATGCAATGGTTGTAATGGATATGCTTGTGGATATTGCGATTGGGAAGGCAGAGAAGTCAGGAATTGGAATCGCGGGTAATTACAATGGAGATGCTTCGACAGGGGCGATAGGTTACTACGTAAACAGGATAGCCGAGAAGGGATTAATAGGTATAGCATTTGCCTCAGCTCCATTTCAGACCACCGCACCATACGGCGCAACTGAGGCTAAATTTTGCACAAACCCAATGGCTTACGGTATCCCGACAGAGGGTGACCCGATCATTTTGGATATGTCTACTTCAACTATGGCCTATTACGGTTTAATTGAAGCGGAAACGGCGGGGAAAGATGTACCAGAGGGTACTGGTTATGATAAGGACGGAAAGGAAACGACCGATCCTGCAGAAATAATGTCCGGTGCATTAAAAACTTTTGGTGGTCATAAAGGATCGGGCCTCGCACTAATAGTGCAGATCTTCGCTGGGGCATTAGTAAATGCAGATTCGTTTAACAATGATAGTGAAAATGCTGGAAATTTGGTTATTGCGATTGACCCGGCAATCTTCTTGACTCAAGATGATTTCAAAAAGAGGGTGTCAGAGATCGTAGCAAATGTGAAATCAGCGAGAAAGCTGGAAGGTGTCGATGAGATCCTGATTCCAGGCGAGCGGGGTAATAAGGTTATGGAATCAGCTATGAAGAGAGGGGAGATCGAGATAGAGGAAAATCTATATAAAGAGTTAATGGCAGTTGCTAAGTAATTTCATTTGAGAAACATGAAAAGCCACCTTTATCACATCCAACTCAACATCGACTTCGCCAACCGAGACTTCTACAAAGAGCTAATGGAGTTCATGGGCTGGAGCGTGATCTTTGAGAAACCAGAATCCACAATCGGATTTCGAAGTGAGACCAACGGCGACCTCTGGTTTATACACGCTGATCATCAAGAGGATACTGATTACGACGCAAGAGGGATGAACCACATCGCTATCCGTGTCGAGAATCAAGCCGATATCAACCAGATTCAAGCTCACCTAGAAAGTAACGGTGTGAAGATGCTTTTCGGTACGCCACTGCACAGACCAGAGTTTGCAAGCAAAGAGGGTGAGACCTATTACCAGATTATGTTTGAGTCACCGGATAAGATCTTGTGGGAGATAGTGTATATCGGAGCAAAGTGTGGGTAGATTCTATTAATCGCAGCTGTAGAAAGTCAACTTGTAGAAATATGGGAGAAAAGATGAAATACGAAAAGTACAATCTAGTAGATGAGGTGGAGAAGATCTCAGATCACCTGAAGGTGTGGGGTAAATTTGGGTGGAAGGAGATGGACGGTGATTTCACCAAAAAAGAGTGGAAGCAGGACGACATGTACGAAGAATATTGCTGTGATTTGCAACGGGATATTACCCCTGCTACGAAAAAACTCAGTGAGATAGAAGGCCGATACATCAAACTCCAAAAAGAAATTAATAGGTCAATATGGACTGAGCTAGCAGGGAAGCCGAAATGGTCTAAGTCAGTCTCGAATCTACTTGGATGCAGCGGTCTGATAGTTGCTTTCGTGCTGTCCTGGCTAATTAGTACCCTCTTAATCGGTCTGATCGCAAGCTCGACCTCATTTGAGCACGTTGGAGTCCCATACGCCTGTCTGCTGATACTAAATTTCATACTGATTATCTCGGCTTTCCTATTCATTGACATCAGAATTCGGAAGGGCAAAATCAGAAGACTTAGGCCGCGTGCTAAGGCGATGTACAATGAAGACAAAGAGATAGTTAGAAAAAGAGCTGAATTGAAGTATCTACTCGGAGAACTCAAGAAGCTTTCATATGAACAAAAGGAAATAGATCACTACTTTAAGTACCGTGTTGAGTTCAGTGAAGTTGGCTACGGTTTCCCACTCTACACATTCGAGTACTACGACACAGACTCGCTCTAAAGCCCCTCGCTAAGCCTCTCCCTACTAATCACCGCATCATCGCAAAGAACTCTTACTAC encodes:
- a CDS encoding DKNYY domain-containing protein — protein: MNIFSNLSKRVSRTNGKISSLDRSQKLLIFAALFVFIALIITPLGDLYFNKPEKPQESTSIKTKKSCSVYETESIVPQADGQSVESETIAKDFTRKYAPSDCQFSPEISIASLDTASCERISTHVIVDKNNVYKWQYDPGSSNYSTYIVVEEADAESFTNLYWNYYKDNTNLYYDTGENLSIVDQINLESVEVLSASYIKDKNGVYYVSFSDGEVDIRPIPGFDTATFAVVQNQHNIQTYFKDRNGVYYFGSQEADLTPSETVISEADVDTFIVLNTYLLAKDKSHVYYEGIVVPSVDAEAFEELGGGYYRDRSNVYTTGMNRADFEPLDDSDPCTFELLGYTSDSNWSGYAKDENQVYYLGSVVVGADAETFQTTHSQGVYGGYDKNYRYQGKYRLEELE
- a CDS encoding serine hydrolase translates to MIKAKKTIIAFSVLTVLLVGLFTTYLYLTTRTDTYIGRWFAWKASDVEDYKKFPAATFIASDSPYYLEVADDQSLGEQKFEQQGSEVELDRLLEENDTTAFIVVKDGKIIYEEYFNEYERTSINTSFSTAKSITALMIGVAIEEGAIESLDDPVTKYLPELSDTDPDYQDVTIEDLLSMKSGIEFADHDLPWGDKPKAYYHPDLRTHVMSLQVTGEPGEEFQYNSYNPILLGMILEEATGMKAYEYFEQKLWSRLGMEYEGSWSLDSEQGGMTKMESGINARAIDFAKLGVLVQDKGEWDGEQLISSEWIEDSMEMNEVNAVPEYGDDLHYNRGWWLTDAEDDLDSVAGWGHLGQYIYVFPEKNMVIVRFGTGQGDLAWGELIEDVAAAVE
- the recO gene encoding DNA repair protein RecO; its protein translation is MNQLKDQVIIIKSVNYSEADKILTVFGRNRGKFSIIAKGIRKITSKNRGNMQTLSVTEITYFEGKNLGILKESNAVVLVPPEDIDMDSAKRLLFVLNKLLPEAVPEEEIFEMAVGVISEGIKAEDLNRFRIKFLQNLGYINEMSLCNVCGKKVGKQDYLDPHAFKVICENCARNINEVSRASHIRINEIPIGSSRMGELLDRVIEQVLHA
- a CDS encoding glycosyltransferase → MQKKSKVAFVIHPLYTWGGAEAMLRDMIRVYPNSDVYTAWYDKKITDQLGIKGKVYASYLQKFPLKKKLRQELIPLLPKAYKKMVIQNYDLVWVISDQFEKQITLRNNNVEVLNIMTPPRFLWMDTRSTVNLPKPTYKAYKSIEDKLHPKWQSIDKAAVKRFKYISSISNDVRSRVAKIYGEYSEVLYPPVKLDHIRFTKSMSSREKWFLYLGRIESYKGIEMLIEACAFLKHQLKIAGTGSDIERMRQLVAELEATDLIEIMGFVSEEQKLELLEKARALVFPVKDEDFGIVPIEAMAAGCPVIAFNGGGAAETVVHGSTGILFDDYTAQGLVDAIHEFEIHGFKPNVIRSHAQEFSYERFENKFRTYVDAIAKETLSKRGGQ
- a CDS encoding VOC family protein encodes the protein MKSHLYHIQLNIDFANRDFYKELMEFMGWSVIFEKPESTIGFRSETNGDLWFIHADHQEDTDYDARGMNHIAIRVENQADINQIQAHLESNGVKMLFGTPLHRPEFASKEGETYYQIMFESPDKILWEIVYIGAKCG
- a CDS encoding P-loop NTPase fold protein translates to MIYLFITLIILALLGYHSKHLFALIKFNSRTKGVVDTYVRMLVGCLILSIILILSADKVVDALQTLDENIESRAEVVVEFYEAKMESDDSGGNVESVIIFYYFLLGVLGIGAIFVGSSYKQRPLNEDDVDLSSFLKSHQSGDKLDRDEVRDKALAAIQNTSKSSVAITGGWGTGKSFVLAEMIKGLKKPQQTQSKNVVIYASFLGATTYNDILSMILEKIALEIERETGFNLYADLAKYGELISTIQPEYGILYKVMSTMLPRKSSSDIQRRISEVIEAFHIDLYVFLDDIERDVRAQYLVSILKIAKDLSQFNHLTVVTAFDKHMLSKVIGKMLTKDEQKWVMEGEAFLGGTKFFDDIIPLPSPTKERYTEVFLDEAQKLLGVHFNTEAATEQYGILHDHLYENDQDSIAPLSNIRSVYYARNIAKDYLEFTEKSLTHASFLENRSFIPLIFLLSLFKAISQVSPRTAKSPTVWESYEQQIQQGNYASQTKGFSDSLDGLGRLVAKINALVKVSEDRSELFISEFVSHESPV
- a CDS encoding Ldh family oxidoreductase, which codes for MKVKLTDLESLVSKALLKYGYSEEEAKVIQKILLFAQLRGNNQGVVKLIGNGIPRNPEGVAPTIEKETPVSALVNGNSTHAMVVMDMLVDIAIGKAEKSGIGIAGNYNGDASTGAIGYYVNRIAEKGLIGIAFASAPFQTTAPYGATEAKFCTNPMAYGIPTEGDPIILDMSTSTMAYYGLIEAETAGKDVPEGTGYDKDGKETTDPAEIMSGALKTFGGHKGSGLALIVQIFAGALVNADSFNNDSENAGNLVIAIDPAIFLTQDDFKKRVSEIVANVKSARKLEGVDEILIPGERGNKVMESAMKRGEIEIEENLYKELMAVAK
- a CDS encoding glycosyltransferase, translating into MKSKPIAKFSKIRVAVVTDWMATPGGSDRLMEQLLKLFPQAAIFTSYYNRKAYQGTFAENYEVKTSFIQKMPFVRSLHRHYNVFTPLAFESFDFTGYDLVISLSAGAAKGVITKVDQPHISIILTPQRSLWDQESNVRGSRFRFFYKLASPFIANYMRSWDIAAFQRADLHLSISKYIADKVRKVYRADSEVLYPGIDECWFGNEMRRPNQYLPKSYFLVVSRLYDYKRIDWAIEACKKARKNLLIVGDGPDRRYLEKKAGNSKFINFLGWVDDLELKYLYKNAKALIFPGVEDFGYTPIEAMALGTPQVALREGGVKETVVEGKTGEFFESQEELCEKLAKFSKLKYNEKEIVRNAKRFSESQFQKNFIKYLNQLKLYAEEK